The segment ggggACTCACGTTGATCCAAGTCGTTGTTGTAGTcggcaacaataaaaaaaaataatttcaaaaaattttaaataattttttattgacacataaatgcaataaataatacaaaaaggtGAATGTGTGACAACTGTCGCTGCATAAGCGAGCTTTGCGTgtgaattttataaagttgctaagcttttatttttttttttagtatgcTGATCACTGCAAAAGCagcgaaaatattaaaaatataaagtgaCGATCACATTGTGAGTCAATGCTAAATGTGTATATGAGGTTTTTGAACTCCGTGGAGGTGACTGGTTAAAAGATTGaattatttacgaaaaaaattaatttagctgaaatttttttttaaagaaaaaaaaatgattttttacatgaaaataatttttttttaatttataattcaattttttaatttaaaaaaaataaaatttaatttttaaataaaaatttataattttattaaatatttttaaaaaattaaattaataaataaaattattttttaaagaaaaattttatttatttaattttagtaaacaaatttactaattaatttaatttttaattttttttaaactatgaatttttttatttttaaaaaatttgatgaaagtttaaatttaaaaattttaatttatcttttagaatttttttaaataaataaatttatttattttcagaaaaatatttaaaattaaataattattttttttttaattaatttttatttttaattaattttgtgaaaattttaattaaaattagaaaaaagtaatttttaaaaatttaaattcattttaaaattcttaaaaaaaaaaatatttaaatgaaaattattttttaaaaaatatttttaaaaatatttttatttgaattagcataaaggcgattttcaaattttttaactgtcattttttgaattgacatttacgaaatttttaattgcaatttgcgaaattatcaaaaaaataaagtttttaaggttttttttaggaaatttaattaaattaaaagcgaaaataattcaattattaatttaaattttaagaaatttataaaaattaagcaaaattttaatcaaacaaatttttttcttctcattacAGCGACATCGAAATCAACGGTTACAAAATTCCCGCCGGCTCGCATGTCGTGCCACTCATCAACAGCGTTCACATGGATCCCAATTTGTGGGACAAACCCGAAGAATTCAACCCCAACCGATTCATCGACAGCGAAGGCAAAGTCCGCAAGCCCGAATATTTCATTCCCTTCGGCGTCGGACGGAGGAAATGCCTCGGCGATATTTTGGCTCGCATGGAACTCTTTCTCTACTTTGCCTCGTTAATTCACCGCTTCGACCTCAGTGTACCTGCGGGCAGCCCCTTGCCGAGTCTCAAGGGCAACGTTGGCGTCACAATTAGCCCGCAAAGCTTCAAGATCAAACTGAAAGCGAGACCGATGGCTCCAACGTGCATCGACACCGAAATCTTACGTAATGTCGGCTcgtattaaaacaaaaaaaaagtgagagagATGAGAGAGAACTTACAAAAATCAACGCCAAAACCAAAACATCGAATATAAGAAcgcaatattttgatattgCGGGAGCACGGTTTGTTTCCTATCACCTGaattactacaaaaaaaatccattatcaTCAGTATTATCgcattttattacaaacaaGAAACCGATCGCgctaaaaacaacaacaactagtccaacacacaaaaattctttaaataattcaacttTCTGCCCTCaagcaaaattcaaaaaaaaaaaaatcactcaaaaaaaaaataaaataagacaaTAATCAACAGTTAatgttaaatgaatttaaaaatcaggtttttagcattttttgtttctttcttttcatttaaaaaaaaattaaaatttaatcaggtGACTGACAAAAAcgcatttttgtcaataaattccattaagcactataaataattaaaaaaaaaaatatttttaaaaatttgtctgagAATCTTTGTAAGATTTTCATTTATCAGTgctataattattattatttaacgaaattccacccgaaaaaaaaatatatttcaattctcaactatattaattttattattttatcaatttttttaaattaccgcagaaaattaattttttccataatttacaTTTCCCGCCTTAAATTgtggcatttttttaataatttttttttcttcattttttctttataattaataaatttatttaaattccatttaaattaaatgaaaaaaaaatagtaaaataaaaaacgagagaatttaatataaaaaaataattaattaataaaaaacaagttttatttgcatattttaaatatgttacaaaaaatacgtatttatttagtaaaaaaaaattgtaagaatttaattttaagacaaatttgtcatttttaattaattaatagtaattttaattatttttatcgtagTTTGTAAGTTTCAATAGTATTAAGGTCCGTTTAGCGAGAAAATatattaagacaaaaataatatttttataaattaaatttgttttttttttctcctatttTTCGGCTTCTTTGATGATTAATGAGTAATCGGGCGGGGTAAGTGTTATGCCGCAAGTGCCTTTCATGTCGAGAGATGCTGGATTCATGACTTCGTAAGAAAAGTTGTAGacgaaatttgaacaaaataggAAAAGGAGCATTTTTGCAAGTTCTTCGCCGAGGCACATGCGTTTTCCTgtggaattttaatgaaaaatttttttttggttaagaggtaattttaatatttttaaataataataaaaataatattaaataaataaaattaattcaataataatttaaaagttacttaaaaataaaataaaaataattaaaaattaattaaaaaaaataaaaaatcaaattaaaaaaaatattaattaacaatttaaaaatttatatattttttttaatgacatgaaaattctttaaaaatgaaaaaaaaatatttatatataaaaaaaaattaaagtcactttaatttttttttatttaaaaaaaataattatttttattatttttttttatttttgcttgaaattaaaattttgaattagcagaaaatgaatttcaaatttttaacggtttttttgaattgacagattttgacattttatgaaaattgattaaaattacaaattgtagaaaaattttttttttcatttttaaagaattttcatgaatattttgtcaataaaaaaattttatcaaaaaaaaaaaaaaacgttaaaaatttgaaattgtgtatctgctaattcaaactctttttttttataaaattttatataaaaattaaaaatatatttcataaagTTACGAATTGAAGgaaatatttagaatatttagaatatttgagaaaaaaattgttacctGTTTGAAACGGAATCAAATTCGAAGACGTCTCAAAATTCCCATTTTCAGTTATAAACCTATCCGGCATGAACTTTTCTGGctctttccattttttctcgtCCATATGAACTGCCCACATGAGCGGAATAACCATCGTTCCCTCTGGAATGCgatattttccgattttcgtttcttttgtcGTTCCATGAGGAATTCCCAGCGGAACAACTGATCGAATTCGCTGAGTTTCGGCAATTGTTGCTCTCATAAAAGGTAATTTCTCGACATCATCCAACGTTGGAGCGCTCTGCAAAACTGAATGCATCTCGTAACGAAGCTTTTCTTGAATCACTCTGTCACGAGCAGTAAATAGAATGAACCAACGAATGGTAGTTAGGGTTGTATCAACTCCCGCACCGAAGAGATCCGCCAACAGATGGCGCAATTGTTCATCCGAACCGAATTTAATCGATTTTCCCCGTAATTCGCGGtcaatgagaaaatatttgacgATACTTTCGCGATATGAAGCCAAATTTGCTTGACATTTTGCGATAATTTTATCGTAAATCGCGTGAGTTTTCTTCTTTCCTTCGAGCAAAAAGTTGATGGTACTTGAATTCGCCGGTAGATGTcgcaaaaatggaagaaagttAACAACGCCACTCACTCCGATATGTTTGACGCCTTCCTCTTGTAAATGTTGCAAATATTTCCATGTTTCGtcatttttctcgtatttttcgcCGAATACAAAGTCGTTCATGACATTTCCCAAAGCATTGTGCAAAATGTGAAAAGGATTCACgtcaaattgttttttcatcTCGTTTTTCAGATCTTTGACGTACTCTTCAACGCCAAGTAGGATTCTTGCCTGCATCGCATCTCGAGTCGTGCCAAATTTAGTCATTCCCAATTTTCGCAACCATTCGATGGAAAGTTTTCGTTGATCGCGCCATTGATCCCCTTCAGCGCAAATTATTCCTGTTGATGACGcagagaattttttcatagaaatgtTAGtcatttccgattttttttttatttatcttaatgTTTGGTTAGTTTTTTTAGTTCTACATTGTGAGAAACCGCACACGCATAAGAGAAGTGTGATGGagtagagagaaaaaaaggaagaaaatgactaaatataagattttttttatgttggtTGTGAATATGACTTAACcgcatttcaagttttttttttttaataaaaattgaaagttgattcatttaaaatttaattttacttttattattttttataaaatttctttaatttttttttaattattaattattaataattattaattatttaaaaaaattaatttatttttaaaatttaaaaaaaataaaatttaattaaattaattaataaaaaataattaatttttttaaattaataatttgtttttatttttaattaacttaattaaattatttttaatcatattttttcaaattttataaaattataaaaatataattgaaaaattattaaaaatataaaaaagaattgaattaaataaaaaacgtattttatttattttttttttgaattattttaataacaatttaaaatatttatttaaataaaatatttaaaaaaaaattatgcttgaaaaattttaagtttgtcagatttttaactttttcaaggttcattaatttttttaattttttttttttgtactgtatttattattaagatttttaattttttttatatattaaaaaaaaaatttgaaaattttgaagattataatttttttttttattttttccgaaaagttgagaaatttttttaaaaaattgataattttttatttttttataattttcaggaCAAGACGATCacaaattggaaatttttcaaaaattctctgaaatgcggtaagaattaaaataaaaaaaaacataaaaaccgAAAGTAAATTTACGAATAATTCAATGTCAATGTCTAGACTCTTTATGTTCTTCTTCGTTCTTCGAGTATGTGTCTTTGTTGCTTTTGGTCGACAGCAACGACAGCAGGTAAAAGCGAAATTCTAGGAAATTTGGATTATTTACGATTTGCCGCGAGGCGAGAGCGATATATTCATTTCTAAGTAAGCGCGAATCATCATccgaaaaaccaaaaaaacaaaaaaatactcagaagaaaagaattttttacacatcATCGTCGTCAAGCGGCGGCAATCGGCAACAGGAATGAAGGAAGAAGGAAAAAGAAGCGCGCGAAagaattttgtgtgaaatataaatgaatcATTCATCGGAGCaaggaatttattttacgTTACGTTGACCTTGAGTtgtttgcttcttttttttctctctctgtttGCCGCATCTCCGTGCATGCAATTCGCGTATCGCGACTCCCAAAAGGTTGTTCACTTCACGAAGCATTCAAATCTTctgtgctttttttttgttgtagatACTCACCATAGCCGCCCATGATGCCGTGCGTCACGTACAATGGTGCTCTGCCAGCGAACTCTTCGCGTTTCAATGCATCTCGTATGAGTTCGTTGTCAGATAAGACGACAGTGAAGATATTTCCGAGTTGAAGGCTGTAAATTGGTCCGTAGCGTTTTGCGAGGTTTGTCAGCGAGACGTAAGGCTGCTGTGGATCGAGAAATGGCAAGTAACCCAAGATGGGAATGGAAAAAGGACCTGGAGGGCAATCTCGAAGCTTGAAATATCGTTGAAGGAGGTAAATGACGAGGAGAGACGTCAAGAGAAGGAACCACATGATGGAAtctgttgagaaaaaaatgatgtcaTTTTGGTAATTTATTGCGAcagaaagtgaaaaaaaaataattaaagcgaTTTTGAggcaattaataaattttttatagtttcaaAGTTCaagtttttggttaaaaaattaaaaaagaggtTTTTTGGTTTgtctttaatcattttttccaaaattcctcttaaaaatacttaattttcaattaagaccaaaacaaaaatattttttatttatttttttttaaaataaataattttttttttttttgttcagtttataaatttttaacattaatttaaaaattatattaacaaaataaaatgaaagaaaaattaaaatttataaaaacttataaaaatttaagacaaattttaatttttgaaaaaaaaataattaaaataattaaaaaaataattttgaaaaaaaataaataaaaaaaaatatttcaataaaaaataaatttaaattaaaaactatttttgaaaaaaatcaaaattatttttgaaaaaaaattaaatgaaaaattatgtaaaaaaaaaaaataaaaattacattaaaattaaaaaatattttggaaaaaattaaatttaatttaaaaaatttaaaaaaaaattaaaagaaaattaaaaattaattttgaaaaaaatgaaatcaaacttaaaaaatatttttgaaaaaataatattaaattaaaaattaaatttttacgagtttcagttcaaattaacaaaagtcagattttaaattgattttacatgaaaaatctcaacttttctaaattaaaaaaaaaatcatagcaattttgaaaaaataatttttcactaattttcactcaaaatgcactttaattaaatattttcattcaaatagcaaaaaaaacctgattgaaaaaaactaaaaagggCTCACTTTAAATCAGGTCTTGTAATTTTCCAACTCGAAATCACGtcacgaacaatttttttacctgcGTAAACTCGCAGACTTaataaagacacaaaaaatggataattAACAATAAACTCACTTGAAAACTTTATCAAGTTGTCAATATAAATATGactttgacttaaaatctcacgtacacttttttttattatttctcataaaatcattaaatttattgttaaaccGGCTTGCGTTGTCTCTCAAAGCGATACTGAATGAtaaaaagtcactttttttatgtcacCAACTGGACTTCCATCAAATTGACTTGAATTTGTATTCAAATTAATGCTGATCTCACTtgaaatgcatgaaaatttaaattttttgaacgaatttcGGAGCACAGAATTGTTTATTTACCTTTTACATCGTGCGCGATTGACTTCTTCTAAGTGAAATCCAAGTTACTCCATGCGACACCGagcgaaagaagaaaaatgtcaaagaacGCAAATAATGTTTGCGTAAAGAACGAAGAGCTTAGAAGAGGGAATAGAAGAACGCTAATTTGCTCGAAATCCTGATTGAAGATTGCGTAGAAGTTTCTCGCGAATGGCAAGCACCCACGCGGCAACAACGTGTCTTTATTCTCGGTCAATGCTATCCCCAGTCAATGCACTCTTAAAAGAATAAAGAATCGTTTAAAATAGTCATAAAAATCAGATGCGAAACTGGATTACGAGGACTTTTACCGGttatcaacacaaaaaaaacaggtagaaaaaaatatgcaaggaATACTGAGAATAAATGGAGCGAATAAAAGTTTCTCGATTGAGAGCTAAATCGCTTTTAAAATAAGGTTTTGttcttgtaagaaaaaaaatataatttttcaacaaaatcttattttaaaacGATTTAGCTCTTAAaccagaaaattttattcgttcaGTATTccttacagtttttttttctaattttttctaaaaaaataattaattaattaattaattaattaattaattaattatattattacattttacattacattaattaattttatttttttaaattttattattaatttttaattaaaatttaattttattttatttaaaataatttttatttttcatttaattttttcaaaaatatttttaactttaattaaattttttattttaattttttttaaaataatttttatttattttttttcaaaaatatttttaatttatttcattaatttttaattaaaaaatttttctaaaaaaattaaaagaaaaattaatttttcatctccagaatataaaaaaaaatcttgaatcgactcaaaattttattttaattttttttaatgaacagacagacaattttttaagcaaaatataattttttttaataaaaaaaaatattttataaaaaaaacgttaaggaataaaaataaatgcattcgTTGAACTCAGGAACGTAGCGATAGAGAAAAAATGGTACAAAAGCGGTTcattttttacgataaaaaatttttacatagcAACAAGAATTAATTCGTTCTTCTAAAATGTACTaacttaaacatttttttaaattcaaatagtAAATGAGTCAAAagttaacttaattaaagaatttttcgaattagAAGTCTTTTTAGATCCTTTTGGAAAATACGAATGACTTAATgagttgaaaataaaactcttaaagtttttttcaacatttacaacgatttaaaatgtcaaaaaattcatcaaagattttaaaatttaagactttcaatgaattttttagattttatgatagttttaaaccgaattttcttgtttgaaattttgaacatttttcttcttagttagaattttagattaaaattaaactttatcgATTTATCCTTCTGATaatttgatttcttttaaaaatataaaaaaattgatctaattgaagaaactttttctaatgaaatcAAAGCCTTTTAGATTTTCTTCAAAGATCCCTTTAACAAATCAAATTTCGTTCCATCACTGCACTTCAATGAACTCTTTGTCGCAACACAGACAACACATCTGTTAGAGTTGAACCACCTTTTAGGccttcttcttcatcatcaGAATTTCTTGActcgcttttttttgttgttgttgttgtttcgcgTTATCCGACGAATAACAAATTatcattcttttttatttatctcgcGAGTTGATGCTGCATGAACCAACAGAttaacatataaaataaataaaaaaaaaatcgcagacaattttattatatcgCGCGTCTCTTTGCTGTGTGTCGGGCGGTGATTCTCCTGTTAATGTGCTGTCCTTATGATATTTATATGCCCATAAAAAACAATGCAAAAAACAGTTTCATTGACCCTATTAGCATATATTGCAATGCGTTGTGGCATCTCTCTGTCTCtgcgtgtgtttgtgtgcgaAATGAAATCATGTGTAGCTAGATTCAAGCAACATTCCGTTTCATATCGttgatcaatatttatttaattaattcagaaaGGAGTCGCGCAATGAATGAGCGtctgatagttttttttttttttttttgataaatggcAAAAGGGTAGGAACGTGTAAGTCTGTACTATTGACTTAAGGTTTTTAAGTTCTTGTTTTGATCTCATTCAGCTTCCAGCCTTTTTATCAATGACTTGAGACAACATCATGAGATACagatgaaatttcttttaaattttgaaaattaagttgtCGATGATTCGTTACTAACTTGAAAATCCTGTATTATTGTAACTTTTCTTAAAGCACTTGAAAGCTTGTAGCTTGACTCTTGAAATTCTTCTTTGATTTTTCCAACCGCAATGACTTTCTTGACGAAAttatatcttttaatttatttataaatgaattCGACATTACATTCATTC is part of the Culicoides brevitarsis isolate CSIRO-B50_1 chromosome 3, AGI_CSIRO_Cbre_v1, whole genome shotgun sequence genome and harbors:
- the LOC134833030 gene encoding cytochrome P450 306a1 isoform X1, which encodes MRNNKKKYSIMWFLLLTSLLVIYLLQRYFKLRDCPPGPFSIPILGYLPFLDPQQPYVSLTNLAKRYGPIYSLQLGNIFTVVLSDNELIRDALKREEFAGRAPLYVTHGIMGGYGIICAEGDQWRDQRKLSIEWLRKLGMTKFGTTRDAMQARILLGVEEYVKDLKNEMKKQFDVNPFHILHNALGNVMNDFVFGEKYEKNDETWKYLQHLQEEGVKHIGVSGVVNFLPFLRHLPANSSTINFLLEGKKKTHAIYDKIIAKCQANLASYRESIVKYFLIDRELRGKSIKFGSDEQLRHLLADLFGAGVDTTLTTIRWFILFTARDRVIQEKLRYEMHSVLQSAPTLDDVEKLPFMRATIAETQRIRSVVPLGIPHGTTKETKIGKYRIPEGTMVIPLMWAVHMDEKKWKEPEKFMPDRFITENGNFETSSNLIPFQTGKRMCLGEELAKMLLFLFCSNFVYNFSYEVMNPASLDMKGTCGITLTPPDYSLIIKEAEK
- the LOC134833030 gene encoding cytochrome P450 306a1 isoform X2, with the protein product MWFLLLTSLLVIYLLQRYFKLRDCPPGPFSIPILGYLPFLDPQQPYVSLTNLAKRYGPIYSLQLGNIFTVVLSDNELIRDALKREEFAGRAPLYVTHGIMGGYGIICAEGDQWRDQRKLSIEWLRKLGMTKFGTTRDAMQARILLGVEEYVKDLKNEMKKQFDVNPFHILHNALGNVMNDFVFGEKYEKNDETWKYLQHLQEEGVKHIGVSGVVNFLPFLRHLPANSSTINFLLEGKKKTHAIYDKIIAKCQANLASYRESIVKYFLIDRELRGKSIKFGSDEQLRHLLADLFGAGVDTTLTTIRWFILFTARDRVIQEKLRYEMHSVLQSAPTLDDVEKLPFMRATIAETQRIRSVVPLGIPHGTTKETKIGKYRIPEGTMVIPLMWAVHMDEKKWKEPEKFMPDRFITENGNFETSSNLIPFQTGKRMCLGEELAKMLLFLFCSNFVYNFSYEVMNPASLDMKGTCGITLTPPDYSLIIKEAEK